GGACAGCTGGCCCTTTATCAAAAATGCGGATTTCGAATAACACATGTTGATAGGAATTTTTTTATAAGGCATTATGATACACCTATTTATGAAAATGGAATATGGTGTCGAGATATGATTCGTTTGTCGCAAGAATTATAAAGCTGAAATGCCAATAAACAAAAGTTATCATTGGTAGTATATAATAGGGGAGAAGAACAGTTCAAAGCTTCTATTAAGCAAAACTATAGCGACAGTGGGGACAGAGGCACCAGACGAGGAGATCAGAGAAGACGATTTGGTTAGAGCAAGTATTCCTATTTCTAGCTTCTCACCAAGTATCACATGTCCCGGTCGCATTATATTGCAGAGGCTAACGTGTGCTGGCTGACAAAGGCATATGATAAATATAAATTTCACAAAAACCCCATTAAAGCATTTAAACATGCTTTTAATGGGGGTTATTGTTTATACCGTATAAAGTTAAGTATTAATTTAAATCAATGAAACATGCCAGACTCCCTGGATTTAGTGATTAATTTACGTGTCTGTTTATTAATCGGTTGTTTCAAAAAGACTCCAAGCAGGAATGCAGCAAGTCCGAATAAGAATAAGGCTGTCACATCACGTAATACACGGCTCCAAACAATTCCACCAACCGCTTCGCGCATCAAGTCAATCGCATAGGTGAACGGAAGGAATGGGTTAATCATTTGAAAGAAATCTGGCAGCAAGACAACTGGATAAGTTCCGCCAGACCCTGCTATTTGCAGAACTAATAGAACAATTACGGTTGCTTTGCCGACATCACCAAATACGGAAACAAGTGTATAAATGATAACCATGAATATGATACTGATGAACAGGCCAAACACAATTAACCAGACGGGATGAGCTGCTCCAACCCTTAATAACAAGAGATCACCTGAAGTGATAATCAATGTCTGCAAGATGCCGATTGTCATGAATGTGAACAGCTTTCCGAAATACTGCTCTCGTATTGTAAAGCCTTCAGGATTGTGAACGTCCGTTGATAATAGCGAAATAAGCAGTAAACCGCCAACCCATATCGCTAACACTGTGTAAAATGGTGTCATGCCTGTACCATAGTTGGCAATTGGGAAAATTTTATTCGCATCCAATACAATTGGCTCTGAGAAGAAGCTTTTTTCTGCATCTGGATCGTTTTGCAGCAGCTGTATTATTTCTTCTAGGTCAGTTTCTCCTTCGATTTGTCGAATTCGATCCGCTATTTCATTAATTTTATCGTTCACATATGGATACTCACCAAGGATATTTTCCAATAATTCTTTTCCCTCAGCGAGATTGGTATCGGTGTTGGCTAAAATGTTTTCGATCTCTGGAATAGTTTCTTGTATTTCAAGCAATATTCCTCGAGCATCGTTCAAGGTTGATTGAGCATTATTTATATTCTCCAATACAGTAGGTTCAATGTTTTCTTTATATTCTTTTACAAAGGCATCTACAGATTCATTTGTAGTGGCTGCCCGTTCTTTCAATTCATCGAGAATCTGGTTCACTTCTCCACTTGATTCGCCAATAAATGTCAGAAGGTCTGAACTTTGATCTTGAATATCTTCTAGCTCTGTTCTTAATGTAGCAAGCTGTTCCAATGCTGAATCAATTTCTTGCTGGCTTGGCTTACTTTCACTTTCATTCTTATTCTCATTTTCATTTTCACTCTCATTGCCATTCTCGACTCCATCCTCATTTCCATTCTCAGCATTTGATTGTGCTTCTACCTGCTGTAAAATTGTCTCGATAGCTTTAATTTGCTCAATGGCTTGAGAAGTTTGCGCATTGATTTGTTCAGACAACTGTTCGCTGTTGTTAAAATCAATATCAGCTGTTTGAATATCTTGCAGGAATGTATTAATGTTTGCTGAGATTTCTTGTGCGTGCTCTAATTTTTCCTCTACTTCGGGAGCCAATTCATTTAGACGATTTTCAGCTTCATTTAGAAATGCCACTGTATCATCAATTGTTTGAAGTCCATTTGCTGTAATTTGCTTTGCATACGGCATTAAATCTTGTGCATTGTGAATGATTTCTGTAGCATGATCAGCATCTTTCAAAGAACTAGTCAACACTTCATGGATTTCTGGCAATCTTTCTTCCATTTCAAAAACATAATTTTTAAAACGTTCCATATCCGGTAAGTCACTTTCTAATTCAATTCCAATCGTGTTAAATAAGTCAAAAATAACCCCGTTAACAGTAGAAATGAATTGGCTGCTTACATTTTCTACGATGACACTTGCACCTTTGTCTGTCATCTTCGGACTAATAGCATTTATTTTTTCGTTTACATAATATTCAACGTTTGCTTTCTGCGGCTCGTCACTGATTACAGTGGCAAGTTTTTCTGAAAAATCCTCTGGGATAATAATAACGGCAAAATAATCGCCGTATTCAACGCGATCCATCGCAGTCTGACGGTCTGTGAAATTCCAGTCCATCGAGTCGTCTTCTTTCAGGGTCTCAATTAATTCGTCTCCAACATCTATAGCTTCATCACGGATGGTTGCTCCTGAATCTTCATTTACAATACCAATTGGCATTCGGTCAAGCTGACCATATGGATCCCACGAAGCCTTTATATTAAACCAGGCATAAAGGGATGGAAGAAGAATAAGCCCTCCAATAATCACTAATGCAATCCAGTTTGTTCCCGTTTTTTTCATATCGGTTGAAAATATTTTCCAACTATTCTTCATTGTTTCGCTTCCTTACCTTAAATTTTGTTTCGATAATATTACAAATTATAACAATGACTAAACAAGAATGCCATATTGGAAGCGTTGATCGAGTATTTAGAAATTTATTAGTTAATTGATTTAAAATCTCACCTAAGGCTACTCTTTATTTAATACAATACTTTTATTAATTTCTTATATTTTGTAACGTTTTCTGACTTTTACAGACTAATGAATAAAGGGTGGTGAGCGGAATGAAAAAAATAATTGGATATCCCATGTTATTGCTGGGTTTTGTAGCTGCAGCGAGCAGCTGTGGCACAACAAATGGATTGGATATCTCAAGTGATGTTGAGTATGGAGAAAGTGATTACGAACAAATTATTACTCCTAATAATGAATTAGCATTTAATCTGTTGGGAGAAGTTGATTCTGATGAAGATGGCAATCTTTTCATATCACCAACAAGCCTATTCATGGCATTATCCATGATTTACAATGGTGCAGAAGGTCAGACGAAAGAAGAAATTGCAAAAGTTTTGCAGGCAGAAGGGATAGATGAACAAGAACTAAATCAAGCGAATGCTTCACACATATCTTTACTC
This region of Oceanobacillus sp. FSL K6-2867 genomic DNA includes:
- a CDS encoding YhgE/Pip domain-containing protein is translated as MKNSWKIFSTDMKKTGTNWIALVIIGGLILLPSLYAWFNIKASWDPYGQLDRMPIGIVNEDSGATIRDEAIDVGDELIETLKEDDSMDWNFTDRQTAMDRVEYGDYFAVIIIPEDFSEKLATVISDEPQKANVEYYVNEKINAISPKMTDKGASVIVENVSSQFISTVNGVIFDLFNTIGIELESDLPDMERFKNYVFEMEERLPEIHEVLTSSLKDADHATEIIHNAQDLMPYAKQITANGLQTIDDTVAFLNEAENRLNELAPEVEEKLEHAQEISANINTFLQDIQTADIDFNNSEQLSEQINAQTSQAIEQIKAIETILQQVEAQSNAENGNEDGVENGNESENENENKNESESKPSQQEIDSALEQLATLRTELEDIQDQSSDLLTFIGESSGEVNQILDELKERAATTNESVDAFVKEYKENIEPTVLENINNAQSTLNDARGILLEIQETIPEIENILANTDTNLAEGKELLENILGEYPYVNDKINEIADRIRQIEGETDLEEIIQLLQNDPDAEKSFFSEPIVLDANKIFPIANYGTGMTPFYTVLAIWVGGLLLISLLSTDVHNPEGFTIREQYFGKLFTFMTIGILQTLIITSGDLLLLRVGAAHPVWLIVFGLFISIIFMVIIYTLVSVFGDVGKATVIVLLVLQIAGSGGTYPVVLLPDFFQMINPFLPFTYAIDLMREAVGGIVWSRVLRDVTALFLFGLAAFLLGVFLKQPINKQTRKLITKSRESGMFH